A window of the Gossypium hirsutum isolate 1008001.06 chromosome A03, Gossypium_hirsutum_v2.1, whole genome shotgun sequence genome harbors these coding sequences:
- the LOC107947336 gene encoding polycomb group protein EMBRYONIC FLOWER 2 isoform X2: MCREDSRLHLSAEEEIAAEESLSIYCKPVELYNILQRRAVRNPSFLQRCLRYKIQAKHKMRIQMSVSISRIVNEGVLTQSLFPLYILLARVVSDVAVAEYSAVYRFRRACILTSFTGIEGSNQAQANFVLPEINKLAMEAKSGSLAILLVSFANGGCCLWGRIPLESLYLSWEKSPNLSLGQRAELIFPVDMHSCLLKLTSLNEDKCILIQNSSNSLLMNEPLQLQVIISAEEVGAKENSPYNSYTCSGVSSSSSLSHIIRLRAGNVIFNYRYYNNKLQRTEVTEDFSCPFCLVKCASFKGLRHHLPASHDLFNFEFWVTEEYQAVNVSVKTDNWRSEIVADGVDPKQQTFFFCSKQLRRRRPKNLDQNARRLRPVFMESKLPAGGCELLDKAHGGTILQNATIGALEYAQHVPSSFNVPAVSGAAGQFYSDSERVQSVSGNNLAPPALLQFAKTRKISMERSDPRNRTLLQKRQFFHSHRAQPMAMDQVVSDRDSEDEVDDDVADFEDRRMLDDFVDVTKDEKQIMHLWNSFVRKQRVLADGHIPWACEAFSNLHGRNLVKAPALIWRWRLFMIKLWNHGILDARTMNNCNIFLEQYEKQDLHPIKG; encoded by the exons ATGTGCCGAGAAGATTCCCGCCTGCATTTATCTGCAGAAGAGGAAATTGCTGCTGAAGAGAGTTTATCTATTTATTGCAAGCCTGTAGAACTCTATAACATTCTTCAAAGACGTGCTGTAAGAAAT CCTTCGTTTCTTCAAAGATGTTTGCGATACAAAATTCAGGCAAAACACAAAATGAG AATACAAATGTCAGTGTCCATATCAAGGATTGTGAATGAGGGTGTACTGACTCAAAGTCTTTTCCCGTTATACATCTTGTTGGCTAGAGTAGTTTCTGATGTTGCGGTTGCAGAG TATTCTGCAGTTTATCGTTTTCGTCGGGCATGTATCTTGACTAGCTTCACTGGCATTGAGGGCAGTAATCAAGCTCAAGCAAATTTTGTTCTCCCTGAGATTAATAAGTTAGCTATGGAAGCCAAATCTGGTTCTCTTGCAATTTTGCTTGTCAGCTTTG CCAATGGAGGTTGCTGCCTATGGGGTAGGATACCATTAGAATCACTATATTTGTCATGGGAAAAATCCCCAAACTTGAGTTTAGGACAAAGAGCTGAGCTGATATTTCCTGTTGACATGCATTCTTGCCTATTGAAG TTGACTTCTTTGAATGAGGACAAATGCATCTTAATCCAAAATTCCAGCAATTCTTTGTTAATG AACGAACCACTGCAGCTGCAGGTCATCATTTCTGCTGAAGAAGTTGGAGCAAAGGAAAATTCTCCCTATAATTCATACACATGCAGTGGCgtttcttcttcatcatcactGTCTCATATTATTCG GTTGAGAGCAGGAAATGTCATCTTTAACTATAGATATTACAACAATAAGTTACAGAGAACTGAAG TAACTGAAGATTTCTCTTGTCCTTTCTGCTTGGTAAAGTGTGCAAGCTTTAAG GGTCTGAGGCATCACTTGCCAGCATCCCATGATCTCTTCAATTTTGAGTTTTGG GTAACTGAAGAGTATCAAGCTGTTAATGTTTCTGTCAAAACTGATAACTGGAGATCTGAG ATTGTTGCAGATGGTGTTGATCCTAAACAGCAGACTTTTTTCTTTTG CTCAAAGCAACTGAGGCGTAGACGACCAAAGAACCTAGATCAAAATGCAAGGCGTCTGCGCCCTGTTTTCATGGAGTCAAAGTTGCCAGCAGGAGGTTGTGAGCTTCTTGACAAGGCTCATG GTGGAACCATTTTACAAAATGCTACAATTGGTGCTTTGGAGTATGCACAACATGTTCCATCCAGTTTCAATGTTCCAGCAGTTTCAGGTGCTGCTGGACAATTTTATTCTGATTCTGAACGTGTTCAATCAGTGTCTGGAAACAATCTTGCGCCCCCTGCCTTGTTGCAATTTGCAAAGACAAGAAAAATATCGATGGAACGTTCTGATCCAAGGAA CCGTACTCTGCTTCAGAAGCGACAGTTTTTTCACTCGCATAGAGCACAG CCAATGGCAATGGATCAAGTAGTGTCTGACAGAGACAGTGAGGATGAAGTTGATGATGATGTTGCAGATTTTGAAGATCGAAGG ATGCTTGATGATTTTGTAGATGTAACCAAAGATGAGAAGCAAATAATGCATTTGTGGAACTCGTTTGTGAGGAAGCAAAG GGTGTTGGCAGATGGTCATATTCCATGGGCATGTGAAGCGTTTTCAAATTTACATGGGCGCAACCTTGTCAAAGCTCCAGCACTCATCTG GCGTTGGAGACTATTCATGATCAAGTTGTGGAATCACGGCATCCTCGATGCACGAACAATGAATAATTGTAATATTTTTCTGGAACAATACGAAAAGCAGGATTTGCATCCTATAAAAGGCTAA
- the LOC107947336 gene encoding polycomb group protein EMBRYONIC FLOWER 2 isoform X1, with the protein MPGIPLVARETSSYFRSTDQMCREDSRLHLSAEEEIAAEESLSIYCKPVELYNILQRRAVRNPSFLQRCLRYKIQAKHKMRIQMSVSISRIVNEGVLTQSLFPLYILLARVVSDVAVAEYSAVYRFRRACILTSFTGIEGSNQAQANFVLPEINKLAMEAKSGSLAILLVSFANGGCCLWGRIPLESLYLSWEKSPNLSLGQRAELIFPVDMHSCLLKLTSLNEDKCILIQNSSNSLLMNEPLQLQVIISAEEVGAKENSPYNSYTCSGVSSSSSLSHIIRLRAGNVIFNYRYYNNKLQRTEVTEDFSCPFCLVKCASFKGLRHHLPASHDLFNFEFWVTEEYQAVNVSVKTDNWRSEIVADGVDPKQQTFFFCSKQLRRRRPKNLDQNARRLRPVFMESKLPAGGCELLDKAHGGTILQNATIGALEYAQHVPSSFNVPAVSGAAGQFYSDSERVQSVSGNNLAPPALLQFAKTRKISMERSDPRNRTLLQKRQFFHSHRAQPMAMDQVVSDRDSEDEVDDDVADFEDRRMLDDFVDVTKDEKQIMHLWNSFVRKQRVLADGHIPWACEAFSNLHGRNLVKAPALIWRWRLFMIKLWNHGILDARTMNNCNIFLEQYEKQDLHPIKG; encoded by the exons ATGCCGGGCATTCCTTTAGTGGCTCGTGAAACCTCCTC TTATTTTAGAAGCACAGATCAGATGTGCCGAGAAGATTCCCGCCTGCATTTATCTGCAGAAGAGGAAATTGCTGCTGAAGAGAGTTTATCTATTTATTGCAAGCCTGTAGAACTCTATAACATTCTTCAAAGACGTGCTGTAAGAAAT CCTTCGTTTCTTCAAAGATGTTTGCGATACAAAATTCAGGCAAAACACAAAATGAG AATACAAATGTCAGTGTCCATATCAAGGATTGTGAATGAGGGTGTACTGACTCAAAGTCTTTTCCCGTTATACATCTTGTTGGCTAGAGTAGTTTCTGATGTTGCGGTTGCAGAG TATTCTGCAGTTTATCGTTTTCGTCGGGCATGTATCTTGACTAGCTTCACTGGCATTGAGGGCAGTAATCAAGCTCAAGCAAATTTTGTTCTCCCTGAGATTAATAAGTTAGCTATGGAAGCCAAATCTGGTTCTCTTGCAATTTTGCTTGTCAGCTTTG CCAATGGAGGTTGCTGCCTATGGGGTAGGATACCATTAGAATCACTATATTTGTCATGGGAAAAATCCCCAAACTTGAGTTTAGGACAAAGAGCTGAGCTGATATTTCCTGTTGACATGCATTCTTGCCTATTGAAG TTGACTTCTTTGAATGAGGACAAATGCATCTTAATCCAAAATTCCAGCAATTCTTTGTTAATG AACGAACCACTGCAGCTGCAGGTCATCATTTCTGCTGAAGAAGTTGGAGCAAAGGAAAATTCTCCCTATAATTCATACACATGCAGTGGCgtttcttcttcatcatcactGTCTCATATTATTCG GTTGAGAGCAGGAAATGTCATCTTTAACTATAGATATTACAACAATAAGTTACAGAGAACTGAAG TAACTGAAGATTTCTCTTGTCCTTTCTGCTTGGTAAAGTGTGCAAGCTTTAAG GGTCTGAGGCATCACTTGCCAGCATCCCATGATCTCTTCAATTTTGAGTTTTGG GTAACTGAAGAGTATCAAGCTGTTAATGTTTCTGTCAAAACTGATAACTGGAGATCTGAG ATTGTTGCAGATGGTGTTGATCCTAAACAGCAGACTTTTTTCTTTTG CTCAAAGCAACTGAGGCGTAGACGACCAAAGAACCTAGATCAAAATGCAAGGCGTCTGCGCCCTGTTTTCATGGAGTCAAAGTTGCCAGCAGGAGGTTGTGAGCTTCTTGACAAGGCTCATG GTGGAACCATTTTACAAAATGCTACAATTGGTGCTTTGGAGTATGCACAACATGTTCCATCCAGTTTCAATGTTCCAGCAGTTTCAGGTGCTGCTGGACAATTTTATTCTGATTCTGAACGTGTTCAATCAGTGTCTGGAAACAATCTTGCGCCCCCTGCCTTGTTGCAATTTGCAAAGACAAGAAAAATATCGATGGAACGTTCTGATCCAAGGAA CCGTACTCTGCTTCAGAAGCGACAGTTTTTTCACTCGCATAGAGCACAG CCAATGGCAATGGATCAAGTAGTGTCTGACAGAGACAGTGAGGATGAAGTTGATGATGATGTTGCAGATTTTGAAGATCGAAGG ATGCTTGATGATTTTGTAGATGTAACCAAAGATGAGAAGCAAATAATGCATTTGTGGAACTCGTTTGTGAGGAAGCAAAG GGTGTTGGCAGATGGTCATATTCCATGGGCATGTGAAGCGTTTTCAAATTTACATGGGCGCAACCTTGTCAAAGCTCCAGCACTCATCTG GCGTTGGAGACTATTCATGATCAAGTTGTGGAATCACGGCATCCTCGATGCACGAACAATGAATAATTGTAATATTTTTCTGGAACAATACGAAAAGCAGGATTTGCATCCTATAAAAGGCTAA